In Pyramidobacter piscolens W5455, the following are encoded in one genomic region:
- a CDS encoding helix-turn-helix domain-containing protein has protein sequence MSIAMRELYEMAQDLRKHGAMSTRDFCQIEALRSEVPTYAPDKIKALRASTKFSQTAFASLLNVSLSTVQKWEAGVKKPDGASRKLLHLLETKGVSCLL, from the coding sequence ATGAGTATCGCCATGAGGGAACTTTATGAAATGGCCCAAGATCTTCGGAAACACGGCGCGATGTCCACCAGGGATTTCTGCCAGATCGAGGCGCTGCGCAGCGAAGTTCCTACGTACGCGCCCGATAAGATCAAAGCGCTCCGTGCCAGTACGAAGTTCAGCCAGACGGCATTTGCAAGTCTGCTGAACGTGAGCCTTTCCACGGTTCAAAAATGGGAAGCGGGCGTGAAGAAGCCCGACGGCGCGTCTCGGAAACTGCTGCATCTGCTGGAGACGAAGGGCGTTTCCTGCCTGCTCTGA
- a CDS encoding type II toxin-antitoxin system RelB/DinJ family antitoxin: MATATKDSSIQIKVDPELKADAAGIAEELGMNLSTLINVYLKRVVAERGIPFPLAAPLTPNARTRQAIRDLRAGKTKRFDTAEEALRDMGI, encoded by the coding sequence ATGGCTACAGCCACCAAAGACAGCTCGATTCAGATCAAAGTCGATCCCGAGCTGAAGGCCGACGCGGCCGGTATCGCCGAAGAGCTCGGCATGAATCTGTCCACTCTCATCAACGTCTACCTCAAGCGAGTCGTCGCCGAACGCGGGATTCCGTTTCCCCTCGCCGCGCCCTTGACGCCCAACGCCCGCACGCGTCAGGCCATCCGCGACCTCCGCGCCGGCAAGACGAAACGGTTCGACACCGCGGAAGAAGCGCTTCGTGACATGGGCATCTGA
- a CDS encoding TolC family protein, protein MKRIQAAALALSFSLLGFPALGAPAASSLQALRNAAHPAASVAGDSEAIILTMGRALNIALDRNFTVLTAEQNVESAKGQSKAAGAALNPQLNLQGQGNAYDNIPSYPDNELVARVAVSQSLYSGGKNQALARQGKLGVKQAEQDLRNARESVALTVWNAYCEVLYRREVLRNTENALDYYSNAEKELNERVVYGLSTNLDLTRVRQQKENARASNIAAGNNLEAARIELCRLLRMRPETNLALSGSLEDNLPKLEDTRKIPADVEAAIRETLERRGDYQSLRYAAASRKNEIAVARSGLLPTLSLSSGYRFGYTSNGLGGVSDKNQWTASLTLDVPVYDGGSTSGSVRAAKAGLKAAEHALDEKEDSIKAELADSWLSLQNALETLSAGRANLQLAKESLDYAESGYREGVNTQIDVLQARSELTDALQLLAQHLRDSREAQANLWKAQGILIERALLQENLRDSAAAPAKSAGLRADSRKKTK, encoded by the coding sequence ATGAAAAGAATTCAGGCTGCCGCGCTGGCGCTCTCGTTTTCGCTGCTGGGATTTCCCGCGCTGGGCGCGCCGGCGGCCAGTTCCCTTCAGGCGCTGCGGAACGCCGCGCATCCCGCGGCCAGCGTCGCCGGCGACTCGGAAGCGATCATCCTCACCATGGGGCGGGCGCTGAACATTGCGCTGGACCGCAACTTTACCGTGCTGACGGCGGAGCAGAACGTGGAGAGCGCCAAAGGGCAGAGCAAGGCGGCCGGCGCCGCGCTCAACCCGCAGCTGAACCTTCAGGGGCAGGGAAACGCCTACGACAACATTCCGAGCTATCCCGACAACGAACTGGTTGCGCGCGTCGCCGTCAGCCAGAGTCTTTATTCCGGCGGCAAAAATCAGGCGCTGGCCCGACAGGGCAAACTCGGCGTCAAACAGGCCGAGCAGGATCTGCGCAACGCCCGCGAGAGCGTGGCGCTGACCGTTTGGAACGCCTACTGCGAAGTGCTGTACCGCCGCGAGGTGCTGCGCAACACCGAGAACGCGCTCGACTACTACAGCAACGCCGAAAAAGAGCTGAACGAGCGCGTCGTCTACGGCCTCTCCACCAACCTCGACCTCACCCGTGTGCGCCAGCAGAAGGAAAACGCCCGGGCAAGCAACATCGCCGCCGGGAACAATCTTGAGGCGGCGCGCATTGAACTGTGCCGCCTGCTGCGTATGCGCCCGGAGACGAACCTCGCCCTCTCCGGCTCGCTCGAGGATAATCTGCCCAAACTGGAAGACACCCGCAAAATCCCCGCCGACGTCGAGGCGGCCATCCGCGAAACGCTCGAACGCCGCGGCGATTATCAGTCGCTGCGCTACGCCGCCGCCTCGCGGAAAAACGAAATCGCCGTGGCGAGAAGCGGCCTGCTGCCCACGCTCAGCCTCAGCAGCGGCTACCGTTTCGGTTACACGTCGAACGGCCTCGGCGGCGTCTCCGACAAAAATCAGTGGACCGCCTCGCTGACCCTCGACGTGCCCGTCTACGACGGCGGCAGCACCAGCGGCAGCGTCCGCGCCGCCAAAGCCGGACTGAAGGCCGCCGAGCACGCCTTGGACGAAAAAGAGGACAGCATCAAGGCCGAACTTGCCGACAGCTGGCTCAGCCTCCAGAACGCGCTGGAAACCCTCAGCGCCGGCCGCGCCAACCTGCAGCTGGCGAAAGAGAGCCTCGATTACGCCGAGTCGGGCTACCGCGAGGGCGTCAACACGCAGATCGACGTGCTTCAGGCCCGCAGCGAGCTGACCGACGCGCTCCAGCTGCTGGCGCAGCATCTCCGCGACAGCCGCGAGGCGCAAGCCAACCTGTGGAAAGCGCAGGGCATCCTCATCGAGCGCGCCCTGCTTCAGGAAAATCTTCGCGACAGCGCCGCCGCTCCGGCGAAAAGCGCCGGCCTCCGCGCCGATTCCCGAAAGAAGACAAAGTGA
- a CDS encoding helix-turn-helix domain-containing protein — protein sequence MAKVRQTTCEERLEIVNYYLDNGADCLKVIRKYGVSHGQIYSWINKYRQYGAAGLQDRRGTGRSLGEADELGETERLRVENRLLRASIKNLKEERHVLKKHLSYLERRIAGGQAGDEGRSA from the coding sequence ATGGCCAAGGTACGGCAGACCACGTGTGAAGAGCGGCTGGAGATCGTCAACTACTACCTCGACAACGGCGCCGACTGCCTCAAAGTGATCCGCAAGTACGGCGTCAGCCACGGCCAGATTTATTCCTGGATCAACAAATACCGCCAGTACGGTGCGGCCGGCCTGCAGGACCGGCGCGGCACCGGGCGCAGCCTCGGCGAAGCCGACGAGCTGGGCGAGACGGAAAGGCTGCGGGTCGAGAACCGCCTGCTCCGGGCCAGCATCAAAAACCTCAAGGAAGAGCGCCATGTGCTCAAGAAACACCTCTCGTACCTTGAGCGGCGCATCGCCGGCGGACAGGCCGGAGACGAAGGGCGCTCCGCGTGA
- a CDS encoding type II toxin-antitoxin system YafQ family toxin, which produces MTWASEMLHVEFTAQFRKDRKRMEKRGADMGKLREAILILAAEEELPPRSRDHGLTGEWRGSRDLHLEPDWALIYEIRGDVLGLVRTGSHADLFDK; this is translated from the coding sequence GTGACATGGGCATCTGAGATGCTGCACGTCGAATTCACCGCCCAGTTCCGCAAAGACCGAAAGCGCATGGAAAAACGCGGCGCCGACATGGGAAAACTGCGAGAAGCCATCCTCATCCTCGCGGCGGAGGAGGAGCTTCCCCCGCGCTCTCGGGATCACGGGCTGACCGGCGAGTGGAGAGGGAGCCGCGATCTTCACCTCGAACCGGACTGGGCCCTGATCTACGAAATCCGCGGCGACGTCCTCGGGCTCGTCCGAACGGGTTCGCACGCGGATCTTTTCGACAAATAA
- a CDS encoding efflux RND transporter periplasmic adaptor subunit, with protein sequence MKFTKLKIYLLPALLAAAWFGPRAEAPAKQPDAPVSAPRPRVEVAVVKRLSSVQQGINTTSTLQALEEVILNPKVTGRIDNLVVAKGDLVEAGDTLVVLDSRNQEAEYNSMQAQVAVSKAELSQSAVTLADAKRELDRYGRLRKSGYATQQEYDTRSTTYQAAVAANAKAAAQVKQAQANLDAQAVLLSEYQLKAPIKGVILDDYDLTLGALVKDATNVLRIGRVDRLKARVDIPERDMGRLRLGMDAVLTFESLSGQTFYGTVTLIDPYINTSTRTIGAEITVDNQATGFKLRPGMFARVLLVETSEENPLVIPTEALRADGSVMVIRDGKAAIQKVVTGAATGGMVTVSDGLQIGEDVVVSGGNNVAEGTEVDFVITAE encoded by the coding sequence ATGAAATTTACGAAACTCAAAATCTATCTTCTGCCCGCGCTGCTTGCCGCCGCGTGGTTCGGCCCCCGCGCCGAAGCCCCCGCCAAACAGCCGGATGCCCCGGTTTCCGCGCCGCGGCCGCGCGTCGAAGTGGCCGTCGTCAAACGCCTCAGCAGCGTGCAGCAGGGCATCAACACCACTTCCACGCTGCAGGCCCTCGAAGAAGTGATCCTCAACCCCAAAGTCACCGGGCGCATCGACAATCTCGTCGTCGCCAAAGGCGACCTCGTCGAAGCCGGCGACACGCTCGTCGTGCTCGACAGCCGCAACCAGGAAGCCGAGTATAATTCCATGCAGGCCCAGGTCGCCGTTAGCAAAGCCGAACTCTCCCAGTCCGCCGTCACGCTCGCCGACGCCAAGCGCGAGCTCGACCGCTACGGCCGTCTGCGCAAGTCCGGCTACGCCACCCAGCAGGAATACGACACGCGCAGCACCACCTACCAGGCCGCCGTGGCCGCCAACGCCAAAGCCGCCGCGCAGGTCAAGCAGGCCCAGGCCAATTTGGACGCCCAGGCCGTGCTGCTCAGCGAGTACCAGCTCAAAGCGCCGATCAAGGGCGTCATTCTCGACGATTACGACCTCACCCTCGGCGCCCTCGTCAAAGACGCCACCAACGTGTTGCGCATCGGCCGCGTCGACCGCCTCAAGGCCCGCGTGGACATCCCCGAGCGCGACATGGGCCGCCTGCGCCTTGGCATGGACGCCGTGCTCACCTTCGAGAGCCTGAGCGGGCAGACCTTTTACGGCACCGTGACGCTGATCGATCCTTACATCAACACCTCCACCCGCACCATCGGCGCCGAAATCACCGTCGATAATCAGGCCACCGGCTTCAAGCTGCGCCCCGGCATGTTCGCGCGCGTGCTGCTGGTCGAGACCAGCGAAGAGAATCCCCTCGTCATCCCCACCGAAGCGTTGCGCGCCGACGGCTCCGTGATGGTGATCCGCGACGGCAAAGCCGCGATCCAGAAAGTCGTCACCGGCGCCGCCACCGGCGGCATGGTCACCGTCTCCGACGGCCTGCAGATCGGCGAAGACGTCGTCGTCTCCGGCGGCAACAACGTTGCCGAAGGCACCGAAGTCGATTTCGTGATCACCGCCGAGTAG